GGCTCTCGGCGAACCTGCCCTACCTGTTCCCTGTGTCGCGCTTCGCGCATTACCTGAAGGCGATCGCGCGCGACAAGATCGGTTCGTTCAAGGAACGCACTGACATGGAGATCTGGTTGACCGAATGGATCAACCGGTACGTGCTGGCCAATCCGGCCTTTGCCGACGACAAGGCGCGCGCCAAGCGCCCGCTTGCCGCGGCCGAAGTCCAGGTCGACAGCGTCGAAGGCCGGCCCGGTTACTACAATGCCCGTTTCTATCTGCGTCCGCATTACCAGCTGGAAGGCATCAACGCCTCGCTTCGGCTGGTGTCGGAATTGCCGTCAGTCAAGGGCTGAAATGAAAAGCAAAGTCATCTTGTTTCGTTTGAAAGCGGTGGAGAAGGACAATGCCAGACAGAACCGATGCGCCTTCGATGAAGATCGACGGCTTCTTGAAAGTTCCGGATATCAAAGGCCCGAGCAAGCGCGACGGCCATGAAGACGAAATCGAGGTGCATGGCGTCGATTACAAGATGATCGCGCCCTACGACCCCAATTCGCTGTCGCGGCGCGGTCGTGTGTCGATGGGAATGATCAAATTTTCCAAGCACTACGACAAGTCGTCGCCCTACCTGAAGAAAGCGTTGTTCGAAAACAAGGCGCTTGACGAAGTGGTGTTTTCGGCACGTCGCACCATTGACGGCGAGACCAGCGACTATCTGGTCGTGACGCTCACCGACGCATCGGTCATGGAATACGATATGCGGCAAGCCGCCGACGAGGCGGACCTGATCCAGGAAGAAGTCAGCTTCGCCTACAAGAAGATCAAGTTCGTCTACAACAAGGACGACGAGATCGAAATGGACGTCTATGTCGGCAAGTGAGGCCAAGCGGCCTGGCGCAAAAGCGCAGCTTGCCGGCAGCTCCCAGGCAAAGCGCGAAGCGGTCCAACCCTCCCTCTGGGACCGCCTCGTCAACGATCTGCCCGGGCTGACGTCGGAGATCGATGGGCTGCGCCGCCTGCTGGAAGAAGAACTCGGCGCCGAGCGCGTCGAGGCACTTCTTGCCGGCAGCGCGCGTGCCATCGATGCCGACGCCGAACTGACGCCCGAGCAGAAACGGCGACTGCACAGGCTGGTCTTCCAGACTGAGCATCGCGCCGAGATCGAAAGCCGTGGCGTGGTCGTGTCGGCGCGGGTGCTGAGGGAAGCCGTCCGGCGCGACATAGAGGCATTGTTCAACACAGAGCGTTTCGAGTCCGTGCCGATGCTCACCGACGCCGAACATGAACAGCCCTTGGACGAGTTGCCGCCGCTCGCCGACTTTCCGGAAGTGCGGCGCAGCGTCGTCAATTATGGCGTGCCGTCCTTTTCGGGCCGCTCGTCGCGGGATTTCGACCGCGATACCTTGGCCCGCGAGATCCGTGCGGTGCTCGCCACCTTCGAGCCGCGCCTCAAGGAAAGCGCCACGACTGTCAATGTCACGCTCGGCGACAAAAACGTCGGCCTCAAAATCGAGATAGACGCCGTACTGATCATGACGCCGACGCCGGAACGCATGCGGCTTCGCACCACGATCAATCTCGACAACGGCCTGGCGCGAACCGAATTGCGGGAGACCTGAGATGGATCGGGTCTTCGTAGAGTATTACGAAGAGGAACTTACCCATATCCGCGCGCTGGCCGCGGAATTCGCCGACATGCATCCGGCGGTCGCCCGCAATCTTTCCCTCGACACGGTCCCTTGCCCCGACCCTTATGTCGAACGGCTGCTCGACGGCGTGGCCTTTCTTGCCGCGCGCACGCGGCTGAAGGTCGACGCGGAGCGCTCGCGCTTTTCGCGCGCCGTGCTGGATGTGCTTTATCCGGATCTGGTGACGCCGGCGCCGGCGACGGCGATGGCTGCGCTGAAACCCGGCCAGCAGGTGCACTCGATGATCGCCGGCCACGCCGTCGCGCGCGGCACGCGACTGGTCTCCGGCCTGCATCCAGGGCTTTCGACGCGCTCCACCTTCACCACGGCGCAGGAGGTGACGTTGTGGCCGATCGCGATCACCTCGGTCAGCTATTTCCAGGATCGCAGCGCGCTGGCCGCCGCCGGAATCGCGCCGATCGGCGGCGTGCGCGGCGAGGCGGCATTCCGCATTGCGTTTGCCCGGACGGGAAAAGGCAAGCTCAACGAATTGTCGCTTGACCGTCTCGACCTCTATTTCGCCGGACGCGCGAAAGCGCCGTTGCTGTTCGATGCGATCTTCGGCGCCAGCTCAGCCGTCGGCGCGCGGGCGGAAGGCAAGACCAATCCGCTTACGACACTACCCGAGCCCGAAATGATCGGCATCCGCGACGACGAGGC
The genomic region above belongs to Mesorhizobium terrae and contains:
- the tssE gene encoding type VI secretion system baseplate subunit TssE, whose protein sequence is MSASEAKRPGAKAQLAGSSQAKREAVQPSLWDRLVNDLPGLTSEIDGLRRLLEEELGAERVEALLAGSARAIDADAELTPEQKRRLHRLVFQTEHRAEIESRGVVVSARVLREAVRRDIEALFNTERFESVPMLTDAEHEQPLDELPPLADFPEVRRSVVNYGVPSFSGRSSRDFDRDTLAREIRAVLATFEPRLKESATTVNVTLGDKNVGLKIEIDAVLIMTPTPERMRLRTTINLDNGLARTELRET
- a CDS encoding Hcp family type VI secretion system effector translates to MKIDGFLKVPDIKGPSKRDGHEDEIEVHGVDYKMIAPYDPNSLSRRGRVSMGMIKFSKHYDKSSPYLKKALFENKALDEVVFSARRTIDGETSDYLVVTLTDASVMEYDMRQAADEADLIQEEVSFAYKKIKFVYNKDDEIEMDVYVGK